The proteins below are encoded in one region of Ferroplasma acidiphilum:
- a CDS encoding class I SAM-dependent methyltransferase has protein sequence MLHVRVDKENGQETINKLRELDLINREYKILNDGTYVYIPVNKNNIDFYTVDIEGAPSNRIEPEKISFSYDIIGSIAIIKGKTIEDAKYLSDFLKTRKNIKTIYLDKGITGEFRTRQLTLIYGEPVYKTIYRENGIRLMVDVSKAYFSPRLASERLRIAKEVSDGENIVDMFAGIGPFSILIAKNRESSIVAMDKNQNAIDLLLENLKLNRLRGEITPVAGDSGELIQQYENVDRIIMNLPHDASEFVGVAYKSLKIGGLINYYEICDLPTLEGRMESFREMGLELVYKRVVHGFSKYQNMYSMEFRKL, from the coding sequence ATGTTGCATGTCAGGGTAGATAAGGAAAATGGGCAGGAAACAATCAATAAATTAAGGGAGCTGGATCTGATCAACAGGGAATACAAAATACTTAACGACGGAACATATGTATATATCCCTGTAAATAAAAACAATATAGATTTTTATACCGTTGACATTGAAGGGGCTCCCTCGAACAGGATTGAACCTGAAAAAATTTCATTTTCTTATGATATAATAGGAAGCATTGCGATAATAAAAGGAAAAACTATAGAGGATGCAAAATACCTTTCCGATTTTCTTAAAACCAGAAAAAATATTAAAACCATTTACCTGGATAAGGGAATAACGGGAGAGTTCAGGACAAGGCAATTAACACTGATTTATGGAGAACCTGTTTATAAAACCATTTACAGGGAAAATGGAATAAGGCTAATGGTGGATGTGTCAAAGGCATATTTTTCTCCGAGGCTGGCAAGTGAGAGGCTCAGGATTGCAAAGGAAGTATCTGATGGAGAAAATATAGTAGATATGTTTGCCGGGATTGGGCCATTTTCCATACTCATTGCAAAAAACAGGGAAAGCAGCATCGTTGCTATGGATAAAAACCAGAATGCAATTGATCTTTTACTGGAAAATTTAAAGCTGAACAGGCTAAGAGGAGAAATAACGCCTGTTGCTGGTGATTCAGGTGAGTTAATACAACAGTATGAAAATGTTGACCGGATTATAATGAACCTGCCACATGATGCCAGTGAATTTGTTGGCGTAGCTTATAAATCCCTGAAAATTGGTGGTTTAATTAACTATTATGAGATATGCGATTTGCCAACACTTGAGGGGAGGATGGAATCTTTCAGGGAAATGGGCCTTGAACTTGTATACAAAAGGGTAGTGCATGGATTTTCTAAATATCAAAATATGTATTCTATGGAATTTAGAAAATTATAG
- a CDS encoding ATP-dependent DNA helicase has protein sequence MKLSEITPSEFLKVTDNNDFTLYEHQEEAVAKLRENKNVIVSVPTASGKTLIGYISIYDTYLKGKKSMYIVPLRSLAMEKFSELLSLRNLGVKVTMSIGDYDVPPSFVKNYDVIIATSERADSMLHRDPDILNYFGLVIIDEIHMISDPSRGPRLETVISSLLYLNPEILLLGLSATVSNIQEIAEWMNAETVVSNFRAVPLETGIIFKGNLITDGEKKHLGRDDEVSLIKESIESGGQALVFRNSRRNAEKYAQSMVNFFDFQNDFEKLEIPPDLFNEAQANMVAHGVMFHHAGLSNDQRTMIEKLFKQGYIKILTATPTLAAGVNLPARTVIIRDITRFSDGYSKPISGIEIQQMIGRAGRPKYDKKGYGYIYAASPGMLRVAEGYLTGELEPVISRMDSNSLIRFNVLALISSGIATDLKGIQDFYGKTLLAAQNDIDGYELAFESALYFLKDNDFITEENDIYSATKFGRLTSDLYIDPVSSLILKKCLDLEFSEELYLYYISKTPDMLTFNYRASDYEYLEEFLDRHNISDFSEESMGAAKTAIILNEWINEVPINTIAETFGIGPGDIQAKASSADWISYSLYRLGSMFDKENENNLLHLNIRIKEGVKEEIIRIIEIPQVGRVRGRRLYNNGFKSIDDIANARVEDISRIFGFSTKLAKDIIENAGKLNNRYYR, from the coding sequence ATGAAGTTAAGTGAAATTACCCCATCGGAATTCCTGAAAGTTACAGATAACAATGATTTCACTCTATATGAACACCAGGAAGAAGCCGTTGCTAAATTAAGGGAAAATAAAAATGTGATAGTTTCCGTACCTACTGCATCCGGAAAAACCCTGATAGGGTATATTTCTATTTACGATACTTATCTGAAAGGAAAGAAATCAATGTATATTGTTCCGCTCCGTTCACTGGCTATGGAAAAGTTCTCCGAATTGCTGTCACTGAGAAACCTTGGGGTAAAGGTTACAATGTCTATAGGCGACTACGATGTTCCACCATCATTCGTTAAAAATTACGATGTTATTATAGCTACATCGGAGAGAGCTGATTCCATGTTGCACAGGGACCCGGATATCCTCAACTATTTCGGGCTTGTTATAATTGACGAGATACATATGATATCTGACCCTTCAAGGGGGCCACGGCTGGAAACAGTTATATCATCATTGCTGTATCTCAATCCAGAAATCCTGTTACTAGGGCTCTCAGCAACTGTTTCCAATATTCAGGAAATTGCTGAGTGGATGAATGCAGAAACAGTTGTTTCCAATTTCAGGGCAGTTCCCCTTGAAACAGGGATAATATTCAAGGGCAATCTTATAACTGATGGTGAAAAAAAGCATCTTGGCAGGGATGATGAAGTATCACTTATTAAGGAAAGCATAGAATCGGGCGGTCAGGCGCTGGTATTCAGGAATTCCAGGAGAAATGCTGAAAAATATGCCCAGAGTATGGTTAATTTCTTTGATTTCCAGAACGATTTCGAGAAACTGGAAATACCTCCTGACCTTTTTAATGAAGCCCAGGCAAATATGGTTGCCCATGGTGTAATGTTCCACCATGCAGGCCTTTCAAATGACCAGCGTACCATGATTGAAAAATTATTCAAGCAGGGATACATAAAAATATTGACGGCGACACCAACACTTGCTGCAGGTGTAAACCTCCCGGCCAGGACAGTCATAATAAGGGATATTACAAGATTTTCTGATGGATACAGCAAACCAATATCAGGGATAGAAATTCAACAGATGATAGGCAGGGCAGGAAGGCCCAAATACGATAAAAAAGGGTATGGATATATTTATGCAGCTTCACCCGGGATGCTCCGTGTAGCAGAGGGATATCTAACAGGAGAATTGGAACCTGTAATATCGAGGATGGATTCAAATAGCCTGATAAGGTTTAATGTGCTGGCTCTCATATCCTCTGGAATTGCCACGGACCTTAAGGGCATCCAGGACTTTTATGGGAAAACCCTTCTCGCCGCCCAGAACGATATTGATGGTTATGAACTGGCTTTCGAAAGTGCTCTGTATTTTTTAAAGGATAATGACTTTATTACAGAAGAAAATGATATATACAGCGCAACAAAATTTGGAAGGCTTACCTCCGACCTGTATATTGACCCTGTAAGTTCGCTTATACTGAAAAAATGCCTTGACCTGGAATTTTCAGAGGAACTGTATTTGTATTATATATCGAAGACACCTGATATGCTCACGTTCAATTACCGTGCCAGTGATTATGAATACCTGGAAGAATTTCTGGACAGGCATAATATATCTGATTTTAGCGAAGAATCAATGGGCGCAGCGAAAACAGCAATAATTCTGAATGAATGGATTAATGAAGTTCCTATAAATACAATAGCGGAGACATTTGGCATAGGGCCGGGAGATATTCAGGCAAAGGCATCATCTGCAGACTGGATATCGTATTCGCTTTACCGCCTTGGCAGTATGTTTGACAAGGAGAATGAGAACAATCTTTTGCATCTGAATATCAGAATAAAGGAAGGGGTAAAAGAAGAGATAATAAGGATAATAGAAATCCCGCAGGTTGGCCGTGTCCGTGGCCGCAGGCTATATAACAATGGATTTAAATCAATAGATGATATAGCAAATGCGAGGGTAGAAGATATTTCACGGATATTTGGATTTTCAACCAAACTGGCTAAGGATATAATAGAAAATGCAGGGAAATTGAATAACAGGTACTACAGGTAG
- a CDS encoding proton-conducting transporter transmembrane domain-containing protein, which yields MILYYLPLILVFLSVLISIKYRTAGYLLTAIASAMFFLFTFRIYDYITYFYLIAAIVWIIASVFSISYSKKYGRWLAPLFILTIAGMMLILYSPNYLLFITGWEIMSIPAYVTVAVNKKNDMEAYIFMFFSEISTVLIITAAVISYVYTGTLDFSKLTNDTVLLIFAIGAMSKMGLTPFMISEWLPIAHGSAPANTSAIFSATMTLMGVYGIVKIALLSVVSIDIGIIFIIIGVISVLFGALYAYISENMKSLGGFSTIENNGALMATIGLFVAVDNSVLREFILISIAIFAMAHSIAKTGLFITVGHTGVEYFSAVNGEKSTINQIGKFFALSSLSGLFPSLGGLGTWMILESFFMGAYLYGPLGITSIIAGSLIAMGEGFATAAMLKVFYFTDNHKKTSGKNLENYTILATGLILVFLFAVSFLLIGNEYISGIPSVLVFKGLMIESRFGPADFGLITPLYIFIFLLLFSLIVYLVFGKPRVRVAKRWNGGIEHNEYFNSFNYSNNIRLILKRVLRTSYTSEDGVETVDIFWLVMINIAKSYRKFARLVAYKIMNSSISYYIIYMIIAFILVIIIASFS from the coding sequence ATGATACTGTACTATTTACCGTTAATCCTTGTATTTTTATCGGTCCTGATTTCCATAAAGTACAGGACAGCCGGATATTTGCTCACTGCCATAGCATCGGCAATGTTCTTTTTATTCACGTTCAGGATTTATGACTATATAACATACTTTTATCTTATTGCTGCAATCGTGTGGATAATAGCCTCAGTTTTTTCCATATCATATTCAAAGAAGTATGGCAGGTGGCTGGCACCATTATTCATATTGACAATAGCTGGAATGATGCTTATACTTTATTCCCCAAATTACCTTTTATTCATAACAGGCTGGGAAATCATGTCTATTCCTGCATATGTTACAGTAGCTGTAAACAAAAAGAATGATATGGAAGCTTATATATTCATGTTTTTCTCTGAAATCAGCACAGTTTTAATAATTACAGCTGCTGTGATTTCATATGTTTATACCGGCACTTTAGACTTTTCAAAACTTACCAACGACACAGTATTGCTTATATTTGCCATAGGTGCAATGTCAAAAATGGGTTTAACCCCATTCATGATCAGTGAATGGCTGCCCATTGCACACGGGAGCGCCCCGGCAAATACTTCAGCAATATTCAGTGCTACAATGACGTTAATGGGTGTATATGGCATAGTAAAAATTGCATTGCTTTCTGTAGTTTCAATAGACATAGGAATTATATTTATAATAATAGGGGTCATATCTGTCCTATTCGGAGCATTATATGCTTATATATCGGAAAATATGAAGTCCTTAGGCGGTTTCAGCACCATAGAAAATAACGGTGCCCTGATGGCAACAATAGGTTTATTTGTAGCTGTAGACAACAGTGTGTTAAGGGAATTTATACTCATATCCATAGCTATCTTTGCCATGGCACATTCAATAGCCAAAACCGGTTTGTTTATAACTGTCGGCCATACCGGGGTAGAATATTTCAGTGCTGTTAATGGCGAGAAAAGCACAATAAACCAGATCGGAAAGTTTTTTGCACTTTCTTCCCTGTCCGGGTTGTTCCCTTCATTAGGTGGGCTGGGTACCTGGATGATACTGGAATCTTTCTTCATGGGGGCTTACCTCTATGGCCCATTGGGCATAACATCCATAATAGCAGGCTCCCTTATAGCTATGGGAGAGGGTTTTGCCACAGCAGCCATGCTGAAAGTGTTTTACTTTACAGATAACCACAAAAAAACATCCGGAAAGAATCTTGAGAATTACACAATACTTGCTACGGGATTAATCCTTGTCTTTCTTTTCGCTGTATCATTCCTGTTGATCGGAAATGAATACATATCCGGAATACCATCTGTACTGGTTTTCAAAGGATTAATGATTGAATCGCGTTTCGGGCCAGCCGATTTCGGGCTTATAACACCGCTTTACATATTTATATTCCTTCTATTATTTTCCCTGATAGTTTACCTCGTGTTCGGGAAGCCACGTGTGAGGGTTGCTAAAAGATGGAATGGAGGAATAGAACATAATGAGTATTTTAACTCATTTAACTATTCCAACAATATAAGGCTCATACTTAAAAGGGTGCTCAGGACATCATATACCAGCGAAGATGGCGTAGAAACTGTGGATATTTTCTGGCTTGTAATGATAAATATAGCAAAATCGTATAGAAAATTCGCCCGGCTTGTAGCCTATAAAATTATGAACAGTTCAATATCATATTATATTATCTATATGATAATAGCGTTTATTCTGGTCATTATAATAGCCTCATTCTCATGA
- a CDS encoding NADH-quinone oxidoreductase subunit B family protein, which translates to MNWFLKGVKNRIKTEELEGYRVEQPSFLDGKSDYDCPTDALENGKWDMNRCIFCRECDLKPTGKQTTFTVNRETPHIFEKSLYLYPIDSGTCGACNVEFTTLFSPQYDTNRFKIFMSNTPRHADALVVMGVYTDGMEAVLKEAYDAMPSPKIVIGIGACALSGGIIGSRAMDKYDIEVAGCPPTPASIINAIIKARGKR; encoded by the coding sequence ATGAACTGGTTCCTCAAGGGGGTAAAAAATAGAATAAAGACGGAAGAGCTTGAGGGCTATAGGGTTGAACAGCCATCGTTCCTTGATGGGAAGAGCGATTATGATTGCCCTACAGATGCCCTGGAGAATGGGAAATGGGACATGAACAGATGTATATTCTGCAGGGAATGTGATCTAAAACCCACAGGAAAACAGACAACTTTCACAGTTAATAGGGAAACACCACACATATTTGAAAAATCCCTGTATTTATATCCTATAGATTCCGGTACATGTGGAGCCTGCAATGTTGAGTTTACAACATTATTTTCCCCGCAGTATGATACAAACAGATTTAAGATTTTTATGTCAAATACACCGAGGCATGCTGATGCACTTGTTGTTATGGGAGTGTACACAGATGGCATGGAAGCTGTTTTAAAGGAGGCTTATGATGCTATGCCTTCCCCTAAAATAGTCATAGGAATAGGGGCATGTGCACTCTCCGGAGGAATTATTGGCAGCAGGGCAATGGATAAATATGATATAGAAGTTGCAGGATGCCCACCCACACCTGCTTCTATAATAAACGCGATAATAAAGGCGAGGGGTAAAAGATGA
- a CDS encoding NADH-quinone oxidoreductase subunit D-related protein: MQYYKFGESSGRYIGRSKNYDIYASSIAPAVENTDQFADKNPGEIYFNYGPSAGGLRESVNFSLLTPGETIRDVIIHPEYKKRDLKILGDPVSRALLKVERINGFHAASNSIGYILAVEEALGIENSELNDMRIVELELERIRSNIDVIKGMCESAGFAVPEKQLLYLREEVARIISRAFGHRYFFSVNGFGTVSGDFSTIKLNAIEKQFRDIYDGLLSSKIFLDRIQENGIVKNENSTGPAARAAGFKFDARKDSKSLDYRNFTPVTESGADSFSRLVVRSEEVFEAINIIDSYGVKNIKTRTKNELTGSGKGSARIESPAGDIFYYVNIENGKLNDIQMVSPSYLNLRLFREALKNNNIFTDFFFVWESFGIWISELEVNFI; encoded by the coding sequence ATGCAATATTATAAGTTTGGAGAAAGTTCAGGGCGTTATATAGGAAGGAGCAAAAACTACGACATATATGCCTCTTCAATAGCTCCGGCAGTTGAAAACACAGACCAATTTGCGGATAAAAATCCAGGGGAAATCTATTTTAATTATGGTCCATCGGCAGGAGGGCTCAGGGAATCAGTAAATTTCAGCCTGCTTACTCCAGGGGAAACAATAAGGGATGTGATAATACATCCTGAATACAAAAAGCGCGATTTAAAAATTCTCGGAGACCCGGTTTCACGTGCATTGCTTAAAGTTGAGAGGATAAATGGATTCCATGCCGCATCCAATAGCATAGGATACATTCTGGCAGTAGAAGAGGCACTGGGCATCGAAAATTCTGAATTAAATGACATGAGAATAGTGGAACTTGAACTGGAGCGCATAAGGTCAAATATAGACGTTATAAAGGGCATGTGCGAATCAGCTGGATTTGCTGTTCCTGAAAAACAGCTCCTATATCTCAGGGAAGAGGTAGCACGGATTATATCCAGGGCATTCGGCCATAGATACTTTTTTTCTGTTAATGGTTTTGGAACAGTATCAGGAGATTTTTCAACAATAAAATTAAATGCCATTGAAAAACAGTTCCGTGATATTTATGATGGATTGTTATCCTCCAAGATATTCCTTGATAGGATCCAGGAAAATGGAATCGTTAAAAATGAGAATTCAACAGGGCCAGCCGCCAGGGCAGCCGGATTTAAATTTGATGCAAGAAAAGATTCAAAATCGCTGGATTATAGAAATTTTACACCGGTAACAGAATCTGGAGCAGACTCGTTCTCCCGGTTAGTTGTAAGATCAGAAGAGGTATTTGAAGCGATAAATATTATAGATTCATATGGCGTTAAGAATATTAAAACACGGACAAAAAATGAATTAACAGGTTCAGGGAAGGGGTCTGCCCGTATAGAATCCCCTGCAGGCGATATTTTTTATTATGTAAATATAGAAAATGGGAAATTAAATGATATCCAGATGGTTTCGCCTTCATACCTTAATTTAAGGCTGTTCAGGGAAGCTTTGAAAAATAACAATATATTCACAGATTTCTTCTTTGTGTGGGAAAGTTTTGGCATATGGATTTCTGAACTGGAGGTGAATTTTATATGA
- a CDS encoding proton-conducting transporter transmembrane domain-containing protein produces MIYEILILAIPLISMAYFKKIKEASIIGAIIEMVLLISLYFNMAPSGFFFIDHITYIFILMVSSVYLMSLIYSVKYVHNIKNKGISENVYYMLMGFFYVAMEFALMVNNYGFMWVGIETTTISSALLLITEKSDISLEATWRYIIIVSAGVTFAFISVILIYYSFGTLTITTILAYGAKDTIAVRLAVAIALVGFGTKVGVFPVHTWLPDAHSEAPAPVSAMFSGVLLPVALYVLYRIYEIFPMRELFVWAGTISVLFAAIFLGYQKNYKRMFAYSTMENMNIALIGFSTFTITGLIGSLLLLLAHSFGKAGAFYSSGNVYEMSGTKSIDGVSGLIRNRSSAASMLLSSFAVTGTPPFGTFFGEFLILYSVFTIHFYAQFVIIVLSLFLAFVSINFNVSKMIFRGKSEYSQSGINTALPLIAAILSIFIGVVFLVVYHAIL; encoded by the coding sequence ATGATTTATGAAATTCTTATACTGGCAATACCGCTTATATCTATGGCTTACTTTAAAAAGATAAAGGAGGCAAGCATAATAGGTGCAATCATAGAGATGGTATTGCTGATTTCATTGTACTTTAATATGGCTCCATCTGGATTCTTCTTTATAGACCATATCACATATATATTCATTTTAATGGTAAGTTCAGTATATCTTATGTCCCTGATATATTCCGTGAAATATGTGCATAACATAAAGAATAAAGGGATTTCAGAAAACGTTTATTACATGCTTATGGGATTCTTTTATGTTGCAATGGAATTTGCACTCATGGTAAATAATTACGGATTTATGTGGGTGGGGATAGAGACAACAACAATATCCTCTGCATTGCTTCTTATCACTGAAAAATCAGATATTTCACTTGAAGCCACATGGAGATATATTATTATTGTATCCGCAGGCGTCACATTTGCGTTTATATCTGTAATACTTATTTATTATTCATTTGGAACGCTTACAATTACAACCATATTAGCCTATGGGGCAAAGGATACAATAGCTGTAAGGCTTGCAGTTGCAATAGCCCTCGTTGGGTTCGGTACAAAAGTAGGCGTATTTCCGGTACATACATGGCTTCCCGATGCCCATAGCGAAGCCCCGGCACCTGTCAGTGCAATGTTTTCAGGTGTGCTGTTGCCCGTTGCTCTTTATGTATTATACAGGATTTATGAAATATTTCCCATGAGGGAACTCTTTGTATGGGCTGGAACAATATCGGTACTGTTTGCAGCTATATTCCTTGGATACCAGAAAAATTACAAGAGGATGTTTGCCTATTCTACAATGGAAAATATGAATATAGCGTTGATAGGTTTCAGTACTTTTACAATAACCGGGCTTATAGGTTCACTTCTCCTGCTGCTTGCCCATAGTTTTGGCAAAGCGGGGGCTTTCTATTCATCCGGAAATGTATATGAAATGTCTGGAACAAAATCAATCGATGGCGTATCAGGATTAATAAGGAACAGATCCAGTGCAGCTTCCATGCTTTTATCATCCTTTGCAGTAACCGGAACTCCTCCCTTCGGAACGTTCTTCGGTGAGTTCCTCATACTGTATTCCGTGTTTACAATCCACTTCTATGCCCAGTTTGTCATAATAGTTTTATCATTATTCCTGGCATTTGTATCAATTAATTTTAATGTTTCAAAAATGATTTTCAGGGGAAAATCTGAGTACAGCCAGTCTGGAATTAATACGGCCTTGCCACTCATAGCCGCCATATTGTCAATATTTATTGGAGTGGTATTTCTGGTGGTGTATCATGCAATATTATAA
- a CDS encoding respiratory chain complex I subunit 1 family protein, whose product MLILIMETLSQYLFVVLFSPLAIGIFEKLKANIESRKGPSIFQPYYDLFKLLKKETIVTENSSRFFLYSPYIAFGIYSLIALIIPVFMTEPIIFTASGDFFAGAILFSLAAFVKIIGTLDSGSNFSSMGASRLMSFNFFGEGTLITVFFAVALISGTNNPYTTNHYLISHPLSNLTLVHIFAIFAFFMVFLYEFGKMPTQSEGNQEMGMIDSGIDYEYSGKALAINKWSSYMKTYLLGSVLINVFLIPWGMFNTFPLFFLNALTMIGKWLLLIVIVLVIDTSLAKLRLFRVIDYLAVAFTFSILFLILTEVIT is encoded by the coding sequence ATGTTAATATTGATCATGGAGACGCTATCGCAGTACCTATTCGTTGTGTTATTTTCGCCACTTGCAATTGGTATATTTGAAAAATTAAAAGCCAATATTGAATCAAGAAAAGGCCCTAGCATATTTCAGCCCTATTATGATTTATTCAAGCTGCTTAAAAAGGAAACTATAGTTACTGAAAATTCCTCCAGATTCTTTCTATATTCCCCATATATTGCCTTTGGTATATATTCCCTGATTGCACTGATTATACCCGTATTTATGACAGAGCCAATAATATTCACTGCATCGGGTGATTTTTTCGCCGGTGCCATATTATTTTCCCTTGCCGCTTTCGTAAAAATTATAGGCACTTTGGATTCCGGAAGCAACTTCTCATCCATGGGTGCATCGAGGCTCATGTCCTTTAATTTCTTCGGGGAGGGCACATTAATAACAGTATTCTTTGCAGTTGCACTGATAAGCGGGACAAACAATCCCTATACAACAAACCATTATTTAATATCACATCCACTTTCAAATCTCACTCTGGTACATATTTTTGCAATCTTTGCATTCTTTATGGTTTTCCTCTATGAATTTGGAAAAATGCCAACACAGAGCGAAGGAAACCAGGAAATGGGAATGATCGATTCTGGAATTGATTATGAATACAGCGGAAAAGCACTGGCGATAAATAAATGGTCTTCCTATATGAAAACCTACCTGCTGGGCTCTGTGCTGATAAATGTATTCCTGATACCATGGGGGATGTTTAACACATTTCCCCTATTCTTTTTAAATGCCCTTACCATGATTGGGAAATGGCTATTATTAATAGTAATCGTGCTTGTAATAGATACATCACTGGCAAAACTCAGGCTATTCAGGGTTATTGATTACCTTGCTGTTGCATTCACCTTTTCCATTCTGTTCCTGATACTCACAGAGGTGATCACATGA